Below is a window of Longimicrobium terrae DNA.
ACTGGGACCTCGTTTCGTCAGACCCGCGGAATGACGCGGCCCGAACGGACGGCCACGCGCTCGCGCTTGCCGTCGGTGCCCGCCGCGCGGCGAACGCGCGTGGGCTCGCCCGAGGCGGGATCCAGCAGCATCACGTTGCTGACGTGGATCGGCGCCTCGAACTCCACGATCCCACCCTCGGGGTTGGTCTGCGAGGGCTTCATGTGGCGCTTGCGGCGGTTGACGCCGTCCACCACCACGCGGCTCTTGTCGGGCTCCACGCGGATGACGGTGCCTTCCTGCCCCTTGTAGTTGCCGCTGATGACCTTGACCCGGTCACCCTTGCGGATGTTGAGCTTGGGCATCAGATGACCTCCGGGGCCAGCGACACGATCTTCATGTATCGCTTGTCGCGCAGCTCGCGGGCAACCGGCCCGAAGATGCGGGTGGCGCGGGGCTCGCCCGCGTCGTTGATGATGACGGCCGCGTTCTCGTCGAAGCGGATGTACGAGCCGTCCTTGCGGCGCACGTTGCGGGTGGTTCGCACCACGACCGCCTTGGCGACGTCGCCCTTCTTCACCGTGCCGTCGGGAAGCGCGTCCTTCACGGCCACGATGATGCGATCGCCCACCGAGGCATAGCGGCGCTTCGACCCGCCCAGCACACGGATGACCAGCGCGCGCTTGGCGCCGGAGTTGTCCGCGATCCGGACGATGGATTCCTGCTGCAGCATTGCGTCTGCTCCCTATTCTCTTCCAGAGGGCCGGCCGCGGCGCGAAGGACGTTCGTCCCCCGCCCCGCCCCTGGCCGCCGTGTTCAGCGGGCTCGCTCGATCAGTTCCGACACGCGCCAGCGCTTGAGCTTGCTCAGCGGGCGGGTTTCGGTAATGCGCACGGTGTCACCGACGTGAAACTCGTTGTTCTCGTCGTGCGCGTGGTACTTCTTGGTGCGCGTCACCTGCTTGCCGTACAGCGGGTGGGCGTACCGGCGCTCCACCTTCACCACGACCGTCTTGTCGCCCTTGTCGGAAACGACGACGCCCGTGCGGGTCTTGCGGCGGTTGCGCTCGTCCTGCTGCTCAACGGCCTGGGTGTTCTCGGCGGCCATTTAGCGACCCTCCTTCTGGTCACGCGCGCGCTGCACCGTCTTGAGACGGGCGATGTCGCGGCGAATGGTGCGGAGCAGCGTGGGATTTTCCAGCTGCTGCGTGGCGGCGCGGAAGCGCAGCCGGAAACGTTCTTCCTGAAGCTGCTGGATGCGCTCGGCGATTTCCTGCGCCGTCATCTCGCGGATCTCGGTACCCTTCACGCCTCACCTCCCTCGGTGGTTGCGGCGGCCGGGGCCGTCTTTTCGCGGACGACGAACTTGCACTTCACCGGGAGCTTGGCCGAGGCCAGCTCCATCGCGCGCTTCGCCGTTTCCAGCGTGACGCCCTCGAGCTCGAACATGATGCGGCCGGGCTTCACCACGGCGACCCACGCCTCGGGGTTGCCCTTGCCCTTGCCCATGCGGACTTCAAGGGGCTTCTTGGTGATGGACTTGGCCGGAAAGATCCGGATCCACACCTTGCCGCCGCGCTTGATGTGGCGCGTCATGGCGATACGGGCGGCCTCGATGGTCCGGTTGGTGATCCACCCGGGCTCAAGGGCCTGCAGGCCGTAGTCGCCGAACGCCACATAGTTGCCGCGGGTGGCCTTGCCACGCATGCGGCCCTTCATCTGCTTGCGGTACTTGACTCTCTTGGGAGCGAGCATGATTCCGTCTCTCCTTACGCGTCGGTCGAGTAGGTCCGGCCACGCCGGTTCTCGACGACTTCACCCTTGAACACCCACACCTTGACGCCGATGGTGCCGAAGGTGGTGCGAGCGGTGGACTGCGCGTAGTCGATGTCCGCGCGCAGCGTCTGGAGCGGAATCCGCCCCTCCTTGTATCCTTCGGTGCGCGCGATTTCGGCGCCGTTCAGGCGGCCGGCGAGCTGCACCTTGATTCCCTCGGCGCCGCTGCGCATGGCGTTCTGAACCGCGCGCTTCATGGCGCGGCGGAACGAAACGCGCTGCACGAGCTGGTGGGCGATGCTGTCGCCGATCAGCTGGGCGTTCACCTCGGGGCGCTTCACTTCTTCCACGTTGATCGCCACTTCGTTGCCGGGCGAAAGGCGCGAAAGCTCGTCGCGGAGCTTGTCGACCTCGCTGCCGCCCTTGCCGATCACCACGCCGGGACGGGCGGTGTGAAGGGTGACGATCGTCTTGCCGGGCTTGCGCTCGATCTCGACTTCGGCGATGGAGGCGTGGCCCAGGCGCTGGTGCAGGTACTTGCGCAGGGTCTCGTCTTCCATCAACAGCTTGGGAAAGTCACGCTCGGCGTACCAGCGCGACTTCCAGGTGGCCACGATCCCCAGCCGGAATCCTCTCGGATGCGTCTTCTGTCCCACGATTACTCCTTGCGGTCGACGATGATCGTGACGTGGCTGGTGCGCTTCAGGATCGGCGTCGCGCGCCCCATGGCGCGCGGGCTGAACCGCTTCAGCGTCCGGCCCTCGTTCACGTAGGCCTCCCGGACCACAAGGTCGTCCACGTCGAGGAAGCTTCCCGCGGCTTCGGCCTTCTGCGTGGCGTTGGCCACGGCGGAGCGCAGGGTCTTCTCGACGGGCGTGGTGGCCGCCTTCTTCGAGAATTTGAGGATGGAGTAGGCTTCGTTCACCCCGCGGCCGCGGATCAGGTCCACGATCAGCCGCATCTTGCGGGGGCTCATCCCGATGCTACGGGCGATGGCGCGAGCTTGCATTAGAATATCCTTTCTCGCGCTCAGCGCGCCTTGGCGCGCTTGTCGACGAGCTTGCCGCCGTGGCCCCGGAAGGTCCGCGTGGGAGCAAATTCGCCGAGCTTGTGCCCGACCATGTTCTCGGTGAGGTACACCGGAATGAACTTGTTTCCGTTGTGCACGGCCAGCGTGTGGCCGATGAACTCGGGGGTGATGGTGGAAGCGCGCGACCAGGTCTTGAGAACCCGGCGCTCGTTCCGCTCGTTCATCAGACGAACCTTCTTCAGGAGGCTTTCCTCCACGAAGGGGCCCTTCTTCAGACTCCTCGGCATTGGTGTCTTTCTCGCTCTTAGTCCCTGGTCCCCCGGCGCCGTGCCGGGGGCGGAGCCCACGTGCGGGACGTTCCCGCAGTGGTGGGCGCGCCTCGGGGTGAACTGCTGAGTGCGTCAGTGCGGGCTGCGTGAGTGCGGAAGGAGTCCTCCCGCACTCACGCACTCAGCACTTCCGCACCTTTTACTTGGTCGCCCGGCCGCGCTTGCGGCCGCGGACGATCAGGCGCGTCGACGCCTTCTTGTGACGGCGCGTCTTCACGCCTTCGGGCTTGCCCCACGGGGTCACCGGGGGACGTCCGCCCGAAGTCTTGCCCTCGCCGCCGCCCATCGGGTGGTCGACGGGGTTCATGGCCACGCCGCGCACCTTGGGACGCTTGCCGCGCCACCGGTTCGCGCCGGCCTTGCCGATGCTCTGCTTCTCATGGTCCACGTTGCCCACCTGGCCGACGGTGGCCATGCACTCGCGGCGCACCATGCGGACTTCCGTGCTGGGCATGCGCAGCGTGACGTGCTCGCCTTCCTTGGCCACCACCTGCACGCCGGCGCCGGCCGAGCGGGCCATCTGGCCGCCCTTGCCCGGACGAAGCTCCACGTTGTGCACCGTGGTGCCCAGCGGGATCTCCGAAAGCGGCATGGCGTTGCCCACGCGGATGTCGGAGCCGGAGCCCTGCTCCACGCGGTCACCCACCTTGATGCCGCGGGGCGCCAGGATGTAGCGCCGCTCGCCGTCCTCGTACACCACCAGCGCGATGTTGGCGGTGCGGTTGGGGTCGTACTCCACGCGCTCCACCTTGCCGGGCACGCCCGGCTTGTTGCGCTTGAAGTCGACGATGCGGTAGATCCGCTTGTGGCCGCCGCCGCGGCGGCGGCTGGTCACGTGGCCGTGATGGTTGCGGCCGCCCGACTTGGTAATGGCCTCGGTGAGCGCCTTTTCCGGGCGCCCGTCGTGCGTCACCTCGGCGAAATCGCTGATGGAGCGAAAGCGCGTGCCGGGCGTAATGGGCCTGAACTGCTTGGTCGGCATTGTGTTACACCCCCTCGAAGATCTCGATGGAGTCGCCCTCTGCGAGGGTGACCACGGCCTTCTTCCACGAGGCCTTCCGGCCCGCCCACTTGCCCATGCGCTTCATCTTGCCGGCGTAGCGCAGGGTGCGGACGGCCGTCACCTTGACGTTGAACTGCTTCTCGATCGCGTAGGCGATCTCGATCTTGTTGGCGTCGTTGGCCACCACGAAGGTGTAGGCGCCGTGCTGGTCCAGCTGGACGTGACTCTTTTCAGTCACCATCGGGCGGACCAGGATCTCGCTGACGTTACGCATGGACGGCCTCCTCGGTGCGCCCGACGGCCTCGAGGGCCGACTGCTCGATGATGACCTGGCGCGCCTTGAGGACGACGTAGGCCGACGCCTGCGAGAACGGGAGCACTTCCACGTTCGGCAGGTTGCGGAACGAGCGGAGCACCGTGTTCTTGCTGCCGTCCGTGAGCACCAGGACGCGCTTGGCGTCGGCGACTCCCATGCGGCCCAGCAGCGACAGTGCAACCTTGGTCTTGGGGGTGTCGAACGCCAGGCGCTCCACCACCACGATTTCGCCGTTGTTCGCCCGCTGGTTGAACGCCGAGCGGCGGGCCAGGGCCTTCACCTTGCGCGGCACGTCCTGGTGGTACGAACGCGGGTGCGGGCCGAACACGATGCCGCCGCCGCGCCAGTGCGGCGCACGGATGGAGCCCTGCCGCGCGCGGCCGGTGCCCTTCTGGCGCCACGGCTTGCGGGCGCCGCCCGAAACGTTGGCGCGGGTCTTGGTGGCGTGCGTGCCCTGGCGCTGGTTGGCCAGGTACGCCTTGATCACCTGGTGCAGCACCGGCTCGTTGATGATGCCGTCAAAGAGCTCCGCGGGGAGCTCGAACGCATCGCCGGGCTCGCCGGCGGCGTTGAAGAAACGTGCAGTTGCCATTTTTCAGGATCCCCTTACTGCCGCGTGACGAAGACGTAGCCGTTCACGGGACCCGGCACGGCTCCGCGCACGTACAGCAGGTTCCGCTCGGCGTCGACCTTGGCCACCAGCAGGTTGCGCACGGTCTGCTGCGCGTCGCCCATGTGGCCGGGCATGCGCTTGCCCTTGATGACGCGCGACGGGTTGGTGCCGGCGCCGATGGAGCCCGGAGCGCGGTGCACGCGGGTGGCGCCGTGCGAGGCGCGTCCGCCGCCGAATCCGTGGCGCTTCATGACGCCCTGGAAGCCGCGGCCCTTGGTGACGCCCGTCACCTTGACGCGCAGTCCGCGCTCGAAGCCGTCCACCGTCACGCTCTCGCCCAGGGCGGGAGCGGCGTCGAAGCGGAACTCCTTGAGCACCGCGGGCGCGGCCTCGAGGCCGGCCTTGGTGGCGTGGCCCTTTTCCGCGCTGGTGGCGCGGGTGGCCTTCTTGGCGCCGAATCCGAGCTGAACGGCCGCGTAGCCGTCCTTCTCGTCGGTGCGAACCTGTACCACGGGGCAGGGCCCCGCTTCAATGACGGTCACGGGCACGACGGCTCCGGACTCGTCGAAGATCTGGGTCATCCCCAGCTTCCGTCCGATGATTCCCGACATCGAGGTCTCCTCAGTCCACCTTGATCTCGACGTCGACACCGGCCGGAAGATCCAGCTTGGTCAGAGCGTCGACGGTCTGCGGGCGCGAGTCCAGGATATCGATGACGCGCTTGTGCGTCTTCAGCTCGAACTGCTCGCGGCTCTTCTTGTCCACGTGCGGAGACCGCAGAACGGTCCACCGCTGAATCCGCGTGGGCAGCGGAATGGGGCCGCTGACGCGGGCTCCCGTCTTTTCCGCCGTGCGGACGATGTCGGCCGTGGTCTGATCGATCACCGCGTGATCGAAGCCCTTCAGCCGAATGCGAATCTTGCCTGCCATGTATGTAAGTCCGGTTGACGTTGTTCAGAAGCTCAGGTGCGAACAGAGGCGCGGGGCGGCACCAGGCCGTCCCGCGCTCCTTACGCCAACCGTCTTCAGTCCAGGATTTCGGTGACGACGCCGGCGCCGACGGTGCGGCCGCCCTCGCGGATGGCGAAGCGCAGTTCCTTCTCCATGGCGATGGGCGTGATCAGCTCCACCGTCATCTGCACGTTGTCGCCCGGCATCACCATCTCCACACCTTCGGGGAGGTCGGCGGTGCCCGTCACGTCCGTCGTGCGGAAGTAGAACTGCGGGCGGTACCCGGTGAAGAACGGCGTGTGACGGCCGCCTTCTTCCTTGGTCAGCACGTACACCTCGGCCTTGAACTTCGTGTGCGGCGTGATGGTCTTGGGCTTCGCCAGCACCATGCCGCGCTCGATGTCGTCCTTGGCCACGCCGCGGAGCAGCAGTCCGACGTTGTCGCCGGCCTGGCCCTCGTCCAGCAGCTTGCGGAACATCTCGACGCCGGTGACCGTCGTGCTCTTTTCGGCACCGAAGCCCACCAGCTCCACCGTCTCGCCCACCTTGATGATGCCGCGCTCGATGCGGCCCGTGGCCACCGTGCCGCGGCCGGTGATCGAGAACACGTCCTCGACCGGCATCAGGAACGGCTTGTCCACCTGGCGCTCCGGCTGCGGAATCCAGGTGTCGATCGCGTTCATGAGCTCGCCGATCTTGGAGCCCCACTCGCTGTTCGGATCACCCGACTCCAGCGCCTTGAGCGCAGAGCCCTTCACGATCGGCGTATCGTCGCCCGGGAAGTCGTACTCGCTCAGCAGCTCGCGGACTTCCAGCTCCACCAGCTCCAGCAGTTCCGGGTCGTCGACCATGTCGACCTTGTTCATGAACACCACCACGTACGGCACGTTCACCTGGCGCGCCAGGAGGATGTGCTCGCGCGTCTGCGGCATCGGGCCGTCGGCCGCCGACACCACCAGGATCGCTCCGTCCATCTGCGCCGCGCCCGTGATCATGTTCTTCACGTAGTCGGCGTGGCCCGGGCAGTCCACGTGCGCGTAGTGACGGTTCGCCGTCTGGTACTCCACGTGCGCCGTCGAGATCGTGATCCCGCGCGCCCGCTCTTCCGGAGCCTTGTCGATGTTGTCGAAGCTGATGAAGTCCGCGAACCCCTGCGCAGCCTGAATGCGCGTGATCGCGGCCGTCAGCGTGGTCTTGCCGTGGTCGACGTGGCCGATGGTGCCCACGTTTACGTGCGGCTTGTTGCGCTCAAACTTGGCCTTGGCCATTGGTTTGAATCCTCAGTCCCGAGGGTGGTGGAGAAAAGATGGCTGAATGGATTCCGCCCGGCGGCGCACTGCGCCCCGGGCCGGCGAACCGCCTCAGCCGCGGAATCGGGTGGTCCGGCGTCTCCTCGCCGGGCCCAACAAACAACACACCCTGCCGCCCTCGTCCGCTGCGGCAAGGTGTTCACGCGCCGGGGACCGCGATGTTCCGCGGTCCAAAACCGGGGCAAGACGCGAAGGATAGCGACATTCACACTCCCCGTCAACCCCTGCGGCGGCGTAACTGCTTGTCCGGTGGGGTGGATGGAGCGGCCGCGGCCCGCGAAAACGAACAGCCGTTTCACACGGAGGACACGGAGGCGGCACGGAGGGCACGGAGGAACAGCAACAGACCGGAATCTCACGCAGAGCAGCAGAGAAGCAGAGAAGCAGAGAAAAGATCAATAACAGGATGGATCAACGCAGTGCCTGCCCCGTCTTTCTCTGCGTCTCGGCGGCTCTGTGTGAGGCTGTTCCTGTTGGCCTGCGGGGACATGATCCGCCGGAAACAGAAAGGGCGGCCACGAGGGCCGCCCTTTCATTCATCAACCGCGTGGAACGATCAGCCGCGGACCTTGGCGACGATCTCTTCCGACTTGGCCTTGGGCACTTCCTCGTACGTCGAGAACTGCATGCTGTACACCGCCCGGCCCTGGCTCATGGAGCGCAGGTTGGTGGAGTAGCCGAACATTTCGGACAGCGGCACGAAGGCGTTGATCACCTGCGCTTCGCCGCGCTGGTCCATGCCCTGGATCTTGCCGCGGCGGCTGCTCAGGTCGCCGATGACGTCGCCCATGTAGTCCGACGGCGTCACGACTTCCACGCTCATCACCGGCTCCAGAATCACCGGCTTGGCGCGGCGGGCGGCCTCCTTGAAGGCCATCGAAGCCGCGATCTTGAAGGCGATTTCCGACGAGTCCACGTCGTGGTACGAGCCGAAGATCAGCTCCACCTTGACGTCCACCATCGGATAGCCCGCCAGCACGCCCGTGTCCATGGACTCGCGCAGGCCCTGCTCGCTCGGCTTGATGAACTCGCGGGGAATCACGCCGCCCACGATCTTGTCTTCGAACACGAAGCCCTGGCCCGGCTCGGCCGGCATCATGTTGATGACCACGTGCCCGTACTGGCCGGAACCGCCGGTCTGGCGAACGAACTTGCCCTCGACCTTTTCCACCCGGTTGCGGATGGTTTCGCGGTAGGCCACCTGCGGACGGCCCACGTTGGCTTCGACCTTGAACTCGCGCAGCATGCGGTCCACCAGGATTTCCAGGTGGAGTTCGCCCATGCCCGAGATGATGGTCTGCCCCGTCTCGGTGTCGGTGTGCACCTTGAACGTCGGGTCTTCGTCGGCCAGGCGGCGCAGCGCCTCGCCCATCTTGTCCTGGTCAACCTTGGTCTTGGGCTCGATGGCCACCGAGATCACCGGCTCGGGGAAGGTCATCGACTCCAGCACCACGATGTTTTCCGGATCGCACAGCGTGTTGCCGGTGGTGGTGTCCTTGAGGCCGATCGCCGCGGCGATGTCGCCCGCGCGCACCTCGGGGATCTCTTCACGCTTGTTGGCGTGCATCTGAAGGATGCGGCCCAGGCGCTCGCGCTTGTTCTTGGTGCTGTTCAGCACGTGGCTGCCCGAGGCGATGACGCCCGAGTAGACGCGGAAGAACGTGAGCTTACCCACGAACGGGTCGGTGGCGATCTTGAACGCCAGCGCCGAGAACGGCTCGTCGTCGGTGGCGTGCCGCTCGATGGGCGCGTCGTTGTTCTCCGGGTCCGTGCCCTTGATGGCCGGAATGTCGACCGGGGCCGGCAGGTAGTCGATCACGGAGTCCAGCAGCTGCTGCACGCCCTTGTTCTTGAACGCCGAGCCGGTGAGCACCGGAACGATGGCGCCCGCGATGGTGGCGTTGCGGATGGCGCGGCGCAGCTCGGGCTCGCTGATCTCTTCTCCTTCCAGATAGCGCTCCATGAGCGCCTCGTCGTGCTCCACCGCGCCCTCGACCAGGGCGAAGCGGGCGGCGGCGGCGGATTCCTTGAGCGAGTCGCGGACGGGCTGCTCCGTCCAGTTCTTGCCCGCCGTGTTGTCGTCGTAGATCAGCTCCACCTGGCGAAGCACGTCGACGATGCCGACGAAGTTTTCGCCGTCGCCGATGGGCAGGTGAATGGGCATGGGGTTGGCGCCCAGCCGGTCCACGATCATGCTCACGCAGCGCTCGAAGTTGGCGCCGGTGCGGTCCATCTTGTTGACAAAGCAGATGCGCGGCACGCCGTACTTGTCGGCCTGGCGCCACACCGTTTCGGACTGCGGCTCAACACCGGCCACCGCGTCGAACACGCAGACGGCGCCGTCGAGCACGCGGAGCGAGCGCTCCACCTCGACGGTGAAGTCCACGTGCCCCGGGGTGTCGATGATGTTGATGCGGTAGTCCTGGTCGAAGCGGGTCCACTGGCACGTCGTGGCGGCCGACGTGATGGTGATTCCGCGCTCCTGCTCCTGCTCCATCCAGTCCATGGTCGCCGCACCGTCATGCACTTCGCCGATCTTGTGCGTACGGCCGGTATAGTACAGGATGCGCTCGGTGGTGGTCGTCTTGCCGGCATCGATGTGCGCCATGATGCCGATGTTGCGGTATTTCTCGAGCGGTGTGGTGCGGGCCATTGGTTGTCGTCTATCGTTAGTGGAAAACGCGGGGCACAAAGGGCGGTGACTCCGCCCTTCGCACCTCCGCGCGTCCAGTTGTTCGGTTCAGCCGGAACGGTGTCCGAGCGGAATTACCAGCGATAGTGGGCGAACGCCTTGTTGGCTTCAGCCATGCGGTGCGTGTCGTCCTTCTTCTTGATGGTCGCTCCCTCGTTGCGGGAGGCGGCCAGCAGTTCGGCGGCCAGGCGGTCGGCCATGGTCTTTTCGCCGCGGGCGCGGGCATAGCCCACCAGCCAGCGCATGGCGAGAGCCTGGCGGCGCTCCGGACGCACTTCGACGGGCACCTGGTACGTGGCGCCGCCGACACGGCGGCTCTTGACCTCGAGCACCGGCTTGGCGTTGTTGAGCGCCGTCTTGAAGACGGTTTCGGCCGGCTGGCCGGTGCGCTCTTCCATCACCTTCATGGCGTCGTAGAAGATGCTTTCGGCGGTGGACTTCTTGCCGTCCAGCATCAGCGTATTGACGAACTTGGTGATCGTCTCCGACCCGTAGACGGGATCCGGGATGATCGGGCGCTTGACGGCGCGTGTGCGACGGCTCATGACTTACCTCTTCCCCTTTCCGCCCTTGCCGGCGGGAGCTCCCTTGCCGGCGGCCTGCCCGGGCTTGGGACGCTTGGCGCCATACTTGGAACGGCTCTGGCGGCGGTCGTTGACCCCGGACGCGTCGAGCGTGCCGCGGATGATGTGGTAGCGGACGCCCGGAAGGTCCTTCACGCGGCCGCCGCGAATGAGCACGATGCTGTGCTCCTGCAGATTGTGCCCCTCGCCCGGGATGTACGCCGTAACCTCAACCCCGTGGGTCAGCCGCACACGCGCGACCTTCCGGAGTGCCGAGTTGGGCTTCTTCGGGGTCGTGGTGTACACGCGGGTGCACACGCCACGCTTCTGCGGATTGTTCCGCATGGCGGGGGACTTGCTCTTCTTTTCGAGCGTCTCCCGACCCTTGCGGACCAGCTGGTTGATCGTCGGCATACTAGGGAAAGCCTGGACAGTAGACGAAAAAAGCAGGCGAGGACCAATGGGTCCCCGCCGCCGCCAACACGCCGGTTGTGCGACAGACGGGGAAAGGTAAGGGCCCCGCCGGTATCGGTCAACCCCCCCGCGCCGGGCTTCTCTTCATCTCCGTGCTCCGCCCCCGCCCCGCCCGCCGTCCTCCCGCGCCGCGCACCCCGTCCCGCCCGCACAATTCCCCGCCGCCCGCCTCGCATTCCGGGCTCCCGGGCCGCGCCGAGAACCCTCGACAAACGCTCCCGACCATCCCGTAATCCCGTATCCGCCCATTTGCGGCATTCGCGTCCTCCGGTCTGTATCCGGACGTGCCGTATCCAACCGCGGACTGCCCGCGCCGCTGGCGGGAACCGGTTGTTCTCATCCGCCCCATCCCGCGCGCGTACGGTTCCCTCCCCTCCACCACGGGATGCCGCTGCGGCGCTGGCCCCGCCCCGCACAGTCTCCGCCGCTTCGTCCGCGCAGACCGCTGCAGGAGCGCTCCGGACGGGTCTTTTGACCTGTTGCACATGGCGGGAAATGTAGTCATCTTTCCCCGCACTTCATCCTCCGGCCCGGCCATTCATGCCACACCCCGCGGCGGTCCCGACTCCCGGCGAATCCATCGCCGCGGGCCGGGACTTTGTCCACCTGCTGACCGAGTTCGCCGTCGCCATCCAGCACCACGGCACCTATCCGCCGGGGCACCCGTTTCTGTCGCGTTCGGCGGATGCGGTGGTCACGCGCCTGGACGCGGTGCTGGACGGCCGCGCCGCGCTGTCGTTCGGCGTGGCGCGCGCGCAGCTGGTGATCGAGGGCGTGGCTACCGATCCCGCCAACCCCGTGCTGGCCGGTCTCGCCGGGCGCCTGCACCGCGGCCGGATCGGCGCGGTGACGCTGCGGCGCGGGCTGGACCGCGACGAAGCCGGCTCGCTGCTCACCTTTCTGGCG
It encodes the following:
- the rplX gene encoding 50S ribosomal protein L24, with the translated sequence MPKLNIRKGDRVKVISGNYKGQEGTVIRVEPDKSRVVVDGVNRRKRHMKPSQTNPEGGIVEFEAPIHVSNVMLLDPASGEPTRVRRAAGTDGKRERVAVRSGRVIPRV
- the rplN gene encoding 50S ribosomal protein L14, with amino-acid sequence MLQQESIVRIADNSGAKRALVIRVLGGSKRRYASVGDRIIVAVKDALPDGTVKKGDVAKAVVVRTTRNVRRKDGSYIRFDENAAVIINDAGEPRATRIFGPVARELRDKRYMKIVSLAPEVI
- the rpsQ gene encoding 30S ribosomal protein S17, which translates into the protein MAAENTQAVEQQDERNRRKTRTGVVVSDKGDKTVVVKVERRYAHPLYGKQVTRTKKYHAHDENNEFHVGDTVRITETRPLSKLKRWRVSELIERAR
- the rpmC gene encoding 50S ribosomal protein L29, which gives rise to MKGTEIREMTAQEIAERIQQLQEERFRLRFRAATQQLENPTLLRTIRRDIARLKTVQRARDQKEGR
- the rplP gene encoding 50S ribosomal protein L16, which codes for MLAPKRVKYRKQMKGRMRGKATRGNYVAFGDYGLQALEPGWITNRTIEAARIAMTRHIKRGGKVWIRIFPAKSITKKPLEVRMGKGKGNPEAWVAVVKPGRIMFELEGVTLETAKRAMELASAKLPVKCKFVVREKTAPAAATTEGGEA
- the rpsC gene encoding 30S ribosomal protein S3, with protein sequence MGQKTHPRGFRLGIVATWKSRWYAERDFPKLLMEDETLRKYLHQRLGHASIAEVEIERKPGKTIVTLHTARPGVVIGKGGSEVDKLRDELSRLSPGNEVAINVEEVKRPEVNAQLIGDSIAHQLVQRVSFRRAMKRAVQNAMRSGAEGIKVQLAGRLNGAEIARTEGYKEGRIPLQTLRADIDYAQSTARTTFGTIGVKVWVFKGEVVENRRGRTYSTDA
- the rplV gene encoding 50S ribosomal protein L22; translated protein: MQARAIARSIGMSPRKMRLIVDLIRGRGVNEAYSILKFSKKAATTPVEKTLRSAVANATQKAEAAGSFLDVDDLVVREAYVNEGRTLKRFSPRAMGRATPILKRTSHVTIIVDRKE
- the rpsS gene encoding 30S ribosomal protein S19, which codes for MPRSLKKGPFVEESLLKKVRLMNERNERRVLKTWSRASTITPEFIGHTLAVHNGNKFIPVYLTENMVGHKLGEFAPTRTFRGHGGKLVDKRAKAR
- the rplB gene encoding 50S ribosomal protein L2 encodes the protein MPTKQFRPITPGTRFRSISDFAEVTHDGRPEKALTEAITKSGGRNHHGHVTSRRRGGGHKRIYRIVDFKRNKPGVPGKVERVEYDPNRTANIALVVYEDGERRYILAPRGIKVGDRVEQGSGSDIRVGNAMPLSEIPLGTTVHNVELRPGKGGQMARSAGAGVQVVAKEGEHVTLRMPSTEVRMVRRECMATVGQVGNVDHEKQSIGKAGANRWRGKRPKVRGVAMNPVDHPMGGGEGKTSGGRPPVTPWGKPEGVKTRRHKKASTRLIVRGRKRGRATK
- the rplW gene encoding 50S ribosomal protein L23, whose protein sequence is MRNVSEILVRPMVTEKSHVQLDQHGAYTFVVANDANKIEIAYAIEKQFNVKVTAVRTLRYAGKMKRMGKWAGRKASWKKAVVTLAEGDSIEIFEGV
- the rplD gene encoding 50S ribosomal protein L4, yielding MATARFFNAAGEPGDAFELPAELFDGIINEPVLHQVIKAYLANQRQGTHATKTRANVSGGARKPWRQKGTGRARQGSIRAPHWRGGGIVFGPHPRSYHQDVPRKVKALARRSAFNQRANNGEIVVVERLAFDTPKTKVALSLLGRMGVADAKRVLVLTDGSKNTVLRSFRNLPNVEVLPFSQASAYVVLKARQVIIEQSALEAVGRTEEAVHA
- the rplC gene encoding 50S ribosomal protein L3, with the protein product MSGIIGRKLGMTQIFDESGAVVPVTVIEAGPCPVVQVRTDEKDGYAAVQLGFGAKKATRATSAEKGHATKAGLEAAPAVLKEFRFDAAPALGESVTVDGFERGLRVKVTGVTKGRGFQGVMKRHGFGGGRASHGATRVHRAPGSIGAGTNPSRVIKGKRMPGHMGDAQQTVRNLLVAKVDAERNLLYVRGAVPGPVNGYVFVTRQ
- the rpsJ gene encoding 30S ribosomal protein S10, giving the protein MAGKIRIRLKGFDHAVIDQTTADIVRTAEKTGARVSGPIPLPTRIQRWTVLRSPHVDKKSREQFELKTHKRVIDILDSRPQTVDALTKLDLPAGVDVEIKVD
- the tuf gene encoding elongation factor Tu; translation: MAKAKFERNKPHVNVGTIGHVDHGKTTLTAAITRIQAAQGFADFISFDNIDKAPEERARGITISTAHVEYQTANRHYAHVDCPGHADYVKNMITGAAQMDGAILVVSAADGPMPQTREHILLARQVNVPYVVVFMNKVDMVDDPELLELVELEVRELLSEYDFPGDDTPIVKGSALKALESGDPNSEWGSKIGELMNAIDTWIPQPERQVDKPFLMPVEDVFSITGRGTVATGRIERGIIKVGETVELVGFGAEKSTTVTGVEMFRKLLDEGQAGDNVGLLLRGVAKDDIERGMVLAKPKTITPHTKFKAEVYVLTKEEGGRHTPFFTGYRPQFYFRTTDVTGTADLPEGVEMVMPGDNVQMTVELITPIAMEKELRFAIREGGRTVGAGVVTEILD
- the fusA gene encoding elongation factor G is translated as MARTTPLEKYRNIGIMAHIDAGKTTTTERILYYTGRTHKIGEVHDGAATMDWMEQEQERGITITSAATTCQWTRFDQDYRINIIDTPGHVDFTVEVERSLRVLDGAVCVFDAVAGVEPQSETVWRQADKYGVPRICFVNKMDRTGANFERCVSMIVDRLGANPMPIHLPIGDGENFVGIVDVLRQVELIYDDNTAGKNWTEQPVRDSLKESAAAARFALVEGAVEHDEALMERYLEGEEISEPELRRAIRNATIAGAIVPVLTGSAFKNKGVQQLLDSVIDYLPAPVDIPAIKGTDPENNDAPIERHATDDEPFSALAFKIATDPFVGKLTFFRVYSGVIASGSHVLNSTKNKRERLGRILQMHANKREEIPEVRAGDIAAAIGLKDTTTGNTLCDPENIVVLESMTFPEPVISVAIEPKTKVDQDKMGEALRRLADEDPTFKVHTDTETGQTIISGMGELHLEILVDRMLREFKVEANVGRPQVAYRETIRNRVEKVEGKFVRQTGGSGQYGHVVINMMPAEPGQGFVFEDKIVGGVIPREFIKPSEQGLRESMDTGVLAGYPMVDVKVELIFGSYHDVDSSEIAFKIAASMAFKEAARRAKPVILEPVMSVEVVTPSDYMGDVIGDLSSRRGKIQGMDQRGEAQVINAFVPLSEMFGYSTNLRSMSQGRAVYSMQFSTYEEVPKAKSEEIVAKVRG